GTTTTGGAACTACAGAACACGTCAATCAGGCTATTGATGCTGCACTAGCAGCTAGAGAAAAATGGGCCGCTATGCCTTGGCACCAAAGGGTATCTATTTTCTTGAAGGCTGCCGAATTATTGGCAGGACCATTCAGAGCAAAAATTAACGCCTCTACCATGTTGGCTCAGTCTAAAAATGTGTTTCAAGCAGAAATTGACGCTGCTTGTGAATTGATTGACTTTTTCAAATTCAATGCTGAATACGTGACTCAATTGTATGGTGAACAACCTGAATCTGCACCAGGTATGTGGAACAGACTAGAACATCGACCACTAGAAGGTTTCGTATTGGCAATTACACCTTTCAACTTCACTTCTATCTGTGCTAACTTGTGCGCCGCACCAGCAATGATGGGTAATGTGGTGGTATGGAAACCAGCTGAAACACAAGTCTATTCGGCTAAGGTTATTATGGATTTATTCAAAGCAGCAGGACTACCTGATGGTGTTATCAATATGGTAACGGTAGATGGTCCGGTTTTAGGCGATGTGGTATTTAATCACAAGGATTTTGCAGGATTGCACTTTACCGGTTCAACAGGTGTTTTCAGACACCTTTGGAAAACCATAGGTAATAACATAGAAAAATACAGAAGCTACCCTAGAATTGTAGGCGAAACAGGTGGTAAAGACTTTATCGTAGCTCACGAGTCTGCCGTAGCGGCAGAGGTAGCAACAGGGATTTCAAGAGGTGCTTTTGAATACCAAGGGCAAAAATGTTCGGCTGCTTCCAGAGCATATATCCCATCTAACATTTGGGAAGATGTCAAAGCACAAGTTATTGCCGATGTAAAATCCTTCAGTATGGGTAGTCCTAAAGACCCTTCTAACTTCATCAATGCTGTCATTGACGAAAAAGCCTTTGACCGTATCGCTGACTACATCGACTACGTCAAAGAACAATCCGATGCTCAGATCATAGCAGGTGGTGGTTACGATAAATCCAAAGGATATTTTATTGAACCTACAGTAGTAGTTACTACAAATCCAAAATTCAGAACCCTATGCGAGGAGATTTTTGGACCAGTCATTACCATTTACGTTTACGAGCCTAAAGATTGGAAAGCGACTTTAGAATTGGTTGATGATACCAGTGAATACGCTCTTACAGGTGCTATTTTCTCTACCGATAGATTTGCCGTAGAAGAAGCCTCTAAAGCCTTAGAAAATGCGGCTGGTAACTTCTACATCAACGACAAGCCAACAGGTGCTGTTGTAGGGCAACAACCTTTTGGTGGTGCAAGAGGTTCAGGAACAAACGACAAAGCAGGTTCTATTCTCAACCTATTGCGTTGGGTATCGCCACGAACCATAAAAGAAACCTTTGTCCCTGCTAAAGACTACAGGTATCCCTTCTTAGGATAATTTTTTTCAAGCCTTGGCTTATTAATCCAAGGCTTTTTTTATTTTTGAGTAGAATGTTGAAAGAGTATTACGACAAATTACCCCCTATCTTAAAGAACAAGTTTGTGCTTGTTACTGTTGTACTTCTCGTGTGGGTAGCTTTTTTTGACTCCAACAACTGGATAAAACAAGCCAAGTTAAAATCTGAAATCGAAGATTTGGAAGAGCAGAAAACCTATTACCTCAACGAAATACATAAAGATAGTGTTGCTCTTTTCGACCTTACCAACAATCAAGAAACACAAGAGAAATTTGCACGTGAAAAGTACTTGATGAAAAAGGAAAACGAAGACGTAATAGTTATCATAGATTCCGATGAATAAATTATTTTCAGATTTTGCTACTGTTAGCAGTCAACAATGGAAAGACAAATTATGTGCCGACCTAAAAGGCAAAACCTTTGAGAGTCTTATCAGCTCGGAAGGAATACTCCCCTT
This genomic interval from Flavobacteriales bacterium contains the following:
- a CDS encoding septum formation initiator; its protein translation is MLKEYYDKLPPILKNKFVLVTVVLLVWVAFFDSNNWIKQAKLKSEIEDLEEQKTYYLNEIHKDSVALFDLTNNQETQEKFAREKYLMKKENEDVIVIIDSDE
- the pruA gene encoding L-glutamate gamma-semialdehyde dehydrogenase yields the protein MSKGVFNVPIATNEPVKSYEPGSPEREELLSTYKEMYNSSVHVPLYIGGEEITTSTQKNINPPHDHKHVLGQYSFGTTEHVNQAIDAALAAREKWAAMPWHQRVSIFLKAAELLAGPFRAKINASTMLAQSKNVFQAEIDAACELIDFFKFNAEYVTQLYGEQPESAPGMWNRLEHRPLEGFVLAITPFNFTSICANLCAAPAMMGNVVVWKPAETQVYSAKVIMDLFKAAGLPDGVINMVTVDGPVLGDVVFNHKDFAGLHFTGSTGVFRHLWKTIGNNIEKYRSYPRIVGETGGKDFIVAHESAVAAEVATGISRGAFEYQGQKCSAASRAYIPSNIWEDVKAQVIADVKSFSMGSPKDPSNFINAVIDEKAFDRIADYIDYVKEQSDAQIIAGGGYDKSKGYFIEPTVVVTTNPKFRTLCEEIFGPVITIYVYEPKDWKATLELVDDTSEYALTGAIFSTDRFAVEEASKALENAAGNFYINDKPTGAVVGQQPFGGARGSGTNDKAGSILNLLRWVSPRTIKETFVPAKDYRYPFLG